One Anabas testudineus chromosome 15, fAnaTes1.2, whole genome shotgun sequence genomic window carries:
- the tbxtb gene encoding T-box transcription factor T isoform X1: MATGAGECSGKAGQYRVDHLLSAVESELQAGSEKGDPTERELKVSLDESELWQKFKDLTNEMIVTKNGRRMFPVMKINVSGLDPNAMYSFLLDFVSADNHRWKYVNGEWVPGGKPEPQTPSCVYIHPDSPNFGAHWMKAPVSFNKVKLTNKLNGGGQIMLNSLHKYEPRIHIVRVGGPRKMITSHSFPETQFIAVTAYQNEEITALKIKYNPFAKAFLDAKERSDTKDLREDVNENQQSPYSQCGWFIPGTGSLCPPVSPHSQFGNPISLSQTYGCERYSTLRNHRSAPYNSPYAPRTNSPTSYPDNSSACLSMLSTHDNWSSLQMPTHSSTAMTHNSTAGTNTSQYTSLWSVSNSPLTPVSQNGDINNSLSFQFLRGSSSHYPSLPHSATVPSSGSPMYDSSTTTEVHDSVQYDVSPHGRLPSAWTPVSPTSL, translated from the exons TTCCCTGGATGAGAGCGAGCTGTGGCAGAAATTTAAGGATCTAACAAATGAAATGATAGTTACTAAGAATGGCAG GCGCATGTTTCCCGTGATGAAAATAAACGTGTCCGGACTGGATCCGAACGCCATGTATTCCTTTTTACTGGATTTCGTGTCCGCGGATAACCATAGGTGGAAGTACGTCAACGGGGAGTGGGTTCCCGGAGGGAAGCCTGAACCTCAGACTCCAAGCTGTGTGTACATTCATCCGGACTCTCCAAACTTCGGTGCGCACTGGATGAAAGCTCCTGTCTCctttaataaagtaaaactcaCGAATAAACTCAACGGAGGAGGTCAg ATAATGTTAAATTCCTTACACAAGTACGAGCCGCGCATCCACATAGTTCGGGTTGGAGGCCCGAGGAAGATGATCACCAGTCACTCTTTCCCCGAGACGCAGTTCATCGCAGTCACAGCATACCAAAACGAAGAG aTAACTGCACTTAAGATTAAGTACAACCCATTTGCCAAAGCGTTCCTAGATGCAAAGGAAAG AAGTGATACCAAAGACCTAAGAGAAGATGTCAATGAAAACCAACAATCACCATACTCTCAAT GTGGCTGGTTTATTCCTGGCACAGGCTCCCTCTGCCCTCCCGTCAGTCCTCACAGCCAGTTTGGGAACCCCATCTCCCTCTCACAGACCTATGGCTGTGAGCGTTACTCAACCCTCAGGAATCATCGCTCTGCCCCCTACAACAGTCCATATGCTCCTCGAACAAACTCGCCCA ccaGTTACCCTGATAACTCATCAGCCTGTCTGTCAATGCTCTCAACACATGATAACTGGTCCAGTCTGCAGATGCCAACACACTCCAGCACAGCAATGACCCACAATTCCACCGCTGGTACCAACACAAG TCAGTACACCAGCCTGTGGTCTGTGAGTAACTCGCCGCTGACTCCCGTGTCGCAGAACGGGGACATAAATAACAGCCTGAGTTTCCAGTTCCTCCGAGGGTCCAGCAGCCATTACCCCAGCCTGCCTCACTCCGCCACAGTGCCCTCCTCTGGTTCTCCCATGTACGACAGTAGCACAACCACAGAAGTGCATGATTCAGTCCAGTATGACGTCTCTCCACACGGGCGTCTACCATCTGCATGGACTCCTGTTTCACCTACGTCCCTCTGA